From the genome of Streptomyces sp. S4.7:
CGGAACACACAGCTGAGGACGGAGCCCGGTACGGCCTGTTGGAGCAGGATCGCGCAGGCCTCGTCGACCGCGATGCGCAGGTCCTCGATCTCGTCGAGGGTGAAGTCCAAGCGTGCTGCCAGGCCGGCCGTAGCCGTACGGAGCACGGACAGGTAGGCACCCGCAGCGGGCAGCCGGACTTCCACGAAGTCCTGGGTCCCGGGCTCGCCTGCGATCTGGGACACCCTCACCTCCAAGGTGGCACAAGCTTCTCAAGGGCTCCGGGAAGGGAAACCCCGGAGCTCGCGTTACGTGGTCGGCACGGAGCCGGTCTGGACTGGCGACGCTATCGCGATCCATGGTCCCGTGTCGCAGGGACCCCCGGGCCGGCACCGACCGGTCGATTACTCATAGTAGGCATATGAGCACGGACAGTGGCTAGAGGTGTGCGGGAACCAATTACGAAGAACCGGCGGAGGGTTGACGTACCCAGGGCTCAGACGATCGAACCGTCGGGGAAGCACCAACGCCACGTCTCACCGGGCTCGAAGCTACGCATCACGGGGTGCCCCGTATCCCTGAAATGACGTGAGGCGTGCCGGTGCGGTGACGAGTCGCAGCACCCGACATGGCCGCAGACCAGACAGAGCCGAAGCTGTACGTGGTGGCTGCCCGAAGCCTCGCACTCCAGGCAGGTCCCGCTCAGCGGCTCGGGTTCGGGGCGTGGGAGGTCGGCAACGTGCTGGCACTCACTCATGATGGCCAGATTACGACGCTAGGGGAGGACGTGGGATGGACCCGTTGCAGCTGATCGCCCTGGTGGCGGGAAGCGCGGTGATCGCCGCAGCGGGCCGAAGGACGCCCGTTCCGGCCCCGCTGCTCCTTGTCACGGCTGGACTCGGCGCAGCGTACGTGCCGGGCGTGCCCAGCTACGTACTCGACCCGCACATCGTCCTTCCCCTGCTGCTGCCGCCCCTGCTGCACACGGCCGCCGTGGAGAGCTCCTATCTGGACCTGCGGGCCAATGTGCGGGCCGTCGGCCTGCTCTCCGTGGGATACGTCCTCTTCGCGACGCTCGTCGTCGGCTATCTCGCCTATCTGTTCATCCCCGAGATGTCGCTGACCGCCGCCCTGGTGCTCGGCGCCGTCATCGCGCCGCCGGATGCGGTCGCCGCCACCGCGATCGCCCGCAAACTGGGGCTGCCCAGCCGGATCACGACCATCCTCCAGGGTGAGTCGCTGGTGAACGACGCGACCGCGATCACCGCGTTCAAGGTGGCGCTCGCGGCGGCCGTCGGGGAAGGCGCGAGCTGGGCCGGCGGGATCGGCGAGTTCGCGCTGGCCTCCCTGGGAGGCATCGGAATGGGCCTCGTGCTGATGGTGCCGCTCCACTGGCTCCGCACGCATCTGCGGGAGGCGCTCCTCCTGAACACCCTCTCGCTGCTCATCCCGTTCGTCGCCTACGCGGCGGCCGAACAGGTGGGTGCCTCGGGGGTGCTGGCCGTCGTCGTGGTCGGGCTCTACCTCGGACACCGGTCCTGGCAGGTCGACTTCGCGACCCGGCTCCAGGAGCAGGCCGTGTGGAAGATGGTGTCCTTCCTCCTGGAGTCCGTGGTCTTCGCCCTGATCGGGCTCCAGCTCCCCTATGTACTGAAGGGGCTCGGCTCCTACGGGGGAATGGAGGTCGCCGGTTACGCCGTCGGGGTGTTCGTCACCGTCGTCGTGGTCCGCTACATCTGGGTCTTCCCGGCCACCTTCGTGCCGCGCCTGCTGTCGAAGCGGATCAGGGAGCGAGAACCGGACACGAACTGGAAGGCGCCGCTGGTCGTCGGCTGGGCCGGCATGCGCGGTGTGGTGTCGCTGGCCATCGCCTTCTCCATCCCGCTGACCACGCACGACGGCGACGCCTTCCCGACCCGCAATCTCGTCCTCTTCCTGACGTTCACCACCGTCATCGCCACCCTGGTCGTCCAGGGCCTCACGCTGCCGACGCTGATCCGGCTGCTGAAGCTGCCGGGGCGCGACAGCTACGCCGAGACGCTGGCCGAGGCGCAGGCGCAGAGCCGGGCGTCGGTGGCGGCGGAACAACGGCTCGACGAACTGCTCGCCGACGAACGCAACGCCCTGGCCGAACCGTTGGCGGACCGGCTCCGCAACGTCCTGGAGCGGCGGCGGAACTCGGTGTGGGAGCGGCTCGGCACGGTCAACGAACTGACCGGCGAATCCGCCGACCGCACCTATCAGCGGCTGTCCAGGGAGATGATCGGCGTCGAACGGGACGTTTTCGTGACGCTGCGCGACGAGCGGCGGATCGATGACGAGATGCTGCGGACGCTGCTGCGCAGGCTGGATCTGGAGGAGGCCGTGGCCTACCGCGAGGAGACCGGCTGACCGCAGTCGCCGCCGTCGCCTTCGGCCGGGTCCGGAGGGCGGCCGGTGACGACGGCGGCGACCGTGCTGCCGGGCGGGAAGGCGCCCTCCTCGGCGAGGGTGGTCAGCCCGTGGAGCATCTTCGCCACGTAGAGGCGCTCGACCGGGAGCCCGTGCCGGTCCTCGAAGTCGTCGGCGAAGTCGTCGGCGGCGGGTGTCGTACGGGCGTAGCCGCCGCCGTGGAAGCGCTCGTCCAGACTCCAGTCGCCCCGGGGGCCGCCGAAGGCGGCCAGCTGGAGGGCGCGGACCTCCCCGGCCAGGAAGCCGCCCTTCAGCACGGGGAAGCCGACGGCGCGCTGCCCCGGGGCGAGACCGGCGGCCAGGCCCGCGAGGGTGCCGCCGGTGCCGCAGGCGACACCCACCACGTCGGCCGCCCCGCGCAGCTCCCGCCCGAGGGCCGTACAGCCCCGCGCGGCAAGGGAGTTGCTGCCGCCCTCCGGGACGACGTAGACACGCTCGCGGGGCACCGCGAGCCCGTTGGCGGCCGTCTCCAGGATCTCCCTCAGTACGGAGGGCTCGGTCTTACGGCGATAGGTCGCCCGGTCGAGGAAGCGCAGCCGCATGCCGTCGGCGGCGCACGCGGCGAGTGACGGGTTCAGGGGGCGGGTGGCCAGCTCGTCGCCCCGTACGACGCCGACCGTCGCGAAGCCGAGCAGCCGGCCCGCGGCGGCGGTGGCGCGCAGATGGTTGGAGTACGCGCCTCCGAAGGTGAGCAGGGCGAGGTGACCGCCGCCGGAGGCGGCCCGCAGGTTGGGTTCGAGCTTCCGCCACTTGTTGCCCGGCAGGGCGGTGTGGATCAGGTCGTCCCGCTTGAGCAGCAGCCGTACGCCGCGGCGGGTGAAGCGCTCGTCCTCGACGGTCCGCAGGGGTGACGGCAGCCGTGGCCGCAGGGCGGCGAGGTCGAGCGCTTCCGGAGTCACCCGTCCATTGTCGCGCCGGTGAATGCCGGCCGGCCCGGCCGCTCTACTTCAGACGTTCGTCGATGCGCCGCCGCAGGCCCCCCATCGAGACGCCGCGCGGGTCGATCTTGCCCGGCTGCCACTCCAGGTGGCCGATGACCGAGGGACCGTTCCAGTTGTGGACGCGGCAGACGGCGGCGGCCGCGGCCTCCATGGCTTCCACCTGGACCGCCGGCCACGGGTCCTTGCCGTCGCCCAGGTTCTCGCACTCGAAGCCGTAGAAGTGTCTGTTGCCGTCGGTGTTGGCCTCGTTGTCCGGCGGCAGGGTCTTCTCGGCGATCACCGCGCGCAGGACGTCGTCGTCGCCGCTGCCCGCGTGGTTGGCCCGGCCGTAGCCGACGAGATGGACTCTGCCGTCCTTGGAGATGACGCCGTGGCACAGCGGCCCCGGCAGCCCCGCGTACCCGTCACGGCAGATGCGGACGGTGTTCGCGGTGCCCTTGGTGACCGTGTGGTGCATCATCACGCCGTGGACCGGGCCCCAGGGCCCCACGTGGTTGCGGTTGTGCGTACGCCAGTCGCCGACCTCGACGACCGTCAGACCCTCGTTCTTCAGCGCACGGATGAAGCTGCTCGCAGACATGGGTGTGGCCATGGCCGCCTCCTGACCGGTGGATGTGGAGCGTTGTGCATCGGTTCTCTTCGCTGGCCTCTTACCCGGACACGACGGAGTGGACCATCGATTCGCACGCCGTACGAGCCGATCCGGTCACTTTCGGCCGAGCGTGAGCCGTGGATGACAGAAGCCGTAAACGTGCCCCGACTGCGGAGATCCAGTCCCACTCATTTGTGTGATGGCGCGACAACTACACGTGATGCAAAGCTTTTCACGCAGGTCAGCCCATGATCGAGAGGGAGATTCATGTCGGTTGGTGACGAGGTCCGTACGGTGGAGCCCCCTTCCCAGCAGAG
Proteins encoded in this window:
- a CDS encoding anti-sigma regulatory factor encodes the protein MSQIAGEPGTQDFVEVRLPAAGAYLSVLRTATAGLAARLDFTLDEIEDLRIAVDEACAILLQQAVPGSVLSCVFRLIDDSLEVTVSAPTTDGRAPERDTFAWTVLSALAGKVDATVADDRTVAISLYKQRGAGPGPA
- a CDS encoding UBP-type zinc finger domain-containing protein, coding for MSECQHVADLPRPEPEPLSGTCLECEASGSHHVQLRLCLVCGHVGCCDSSPHRHASRHFRDTGHPVMRSFEPGETWRWCFPDGSIV
- a CDS encoding Na+/H+ antiporter; this encodes MDPLQLIALVAGSAVIAAAGRRTPVPAPLLLVTAGLGAAYVPGVPSYVLDPHIVLPLLLPPLLHTAAVESSYLDLRANVRAVGLLSVGYVLFATLVVGYLAYLFIPEMSLTAALVLGAVIAPPDAVAATAIARKLGLPSRITTILQGESLVNDATAITAFKVALAAAVGEGASWAGGIGEFALASLGGIGMGLVLMVPLHWLRTHLREALLLNTLSLLIPFVAYAAAEQVGASGVLAVVVVGLYLGHRSWQVDFATRLQEQAVWKMVSFLLESVVFALIGLQLPYVLKGLGSYGGMEVAGYAVGVFVTVVVVRYIWVFPATFVPRLLSKRIREREPDTNWKAPLVVGWAGMRGVVSLAIAFSIPLTTHDGDAFPTRNLVLFLTFTTVIATLVVQGLTLPTLIRLLKLPGRDSYAETLAEAQAQSRASVAAEQRLDELLADERNALAEPLADRLRNVLERRRNSVWERLGTVNELTGESADRTYQRLSREMIGVERDVFVTLRDERRIDDEMLRTLLRRLDLEEAVAYREETG
- a CDS encoding pyridoxal-phosphate dependent enzyme, producing the protein MTPEALDLAALRPRLPSPLRTVEDERFTRRGVRLLLKRDDLIHTALPGNKWRKLEPNLRAASGGGHLALLTFGGAYSNHLRATAAAGRLLGFATVGVVRGDELATRPLNPSLAACAADGMRLRFLDRATYRRKTEPSVLREILETAANGLAVPRERVYVVPEGGSNSLAARGCTALGRELRGAADVVGVACGTGGTLAGLAAGLAPGQRAVGFPVLKGGFLAGEVRALQLAAFGGPRGDWSLDERFHGGGYARTTPAADDFADDFEDRHGLPVERLYVAKMLHGLTTLAEEGAFPPGSTVAAVVTGRPPDPAEGDGGDCGQPVSSR
- a CDS encoding N-acetylmuramoyl-L-alanine amidase, with amino-acid sequence MSASSFIRALKNEGLTVVEVGDWRTHNRNHVGPWGPVHGVMMHHTVTKGTANTVRICRDGYAGLPGPLCHGVISKDGRVHLVGYGRANHAGSGDDDVLRAVIAEKTLPPDNEANTDGNRHFYGFECENLGDGKDPWPAVQVEAMEAAAAAVCRVHNWNGPSVIGHLEWQPGKIDPRGVSMGGLRRRIDERLK